Proteins encoded by one window of Lates calcarifer isolate ASB-BC8 linkage group LG5, TLL_Latcal_v3, whole genome shotgun sequence:
- the LOC108874686 gene encoding uncharacterized protein LOC108874686, which produces MTGFSWTALTLSLLLFAGNSFAVDQNELAKIVDAIWEKFNARRMFSMAVSIPEKENKPGSYDFNQILTTENESKHVHY; this is translated from the exons ATGACTGGATTCTCCTGGACGGCTCTGACTTtgtctttgttgctgtttgctggAAACAGTTTTGCTGTGGACCAGAATGAACTCGCCAAAATTGTAGATGCGATCTGGGAGAA GTTCAATGCCAGGAGGATGTTCAGTATGGCAGTGAGCATCCCAGAGAAGGAGAACAAGCCAGGAAGTTATGATTTCAACCAAATCCTCACCACTGAGAACG AATCCAAACATGTCCACTACTGA